TTCCAGCGCTTCTCTGACCCCTGTCTGCAGGTTGCGGGCGCGGCTATAATAGCCAAGGCCTTGCCATGCGTGTAGTACATCTTCTTCAGGGGCATCTGCTAACGTTCTCATATCCGGAAAGCGGTCGAGGAAGCGCCTGTAGTAAGGCTCAACCGCTTCAACCCGGGTTTGTTGGAGCATGATTTCAGAAACCCAGACTTTATACAGGGTAGTATCTTGACGCCAAGAAAGTTCTCTGCCGCATGCGTCATACCAAGCCAAAAGCTTATCAGCGATAATAGAACGTTGGCTTGACTTAACAGCGGTTCTTTGTTGTTTTTTCAATTGATTGGCTTTCCTCATAAACGTAGTAAAGTCTTAACTTGAATAGTATTCACCTTCCTAGTTAAAAATTCCTGCCTGAAAGCTAGGCAGAATGCTGTGGCTGGTGAGCAAAATTATGCTTCCGCCATATAGTAATTTGAAGATGTGCTTTCTCCAAAGGAGTTGAACAACGTGAATTTCTTTTATGTGCTACTGCTAGGGGTCGCTGTCAGCATTGACGGTCTAATGGCAGGCGTAGCCTATGGTCTGCGTAGCATCCGTATTCCATTAAGCTCATTCCTGATTGTTGGGGCCGTCACTGCTGTCGCGTCTGCGTTCGCGATGGGTGCAGCAGCTATGCTGGGACAATATATTGATACATTTCTAGCGATGGTCCTCGGCGGTATCCTGTTAATTCTTTTAGGAGCGTGGAACGTATTCCACCAATACTTAACCAAGAACATTCCCACTTATGAGGTGGAAGGAGAGGTCACAGCCGGCAAGCTGACTTTTTCAATCGGTCATCTGGTCATTAGCATTATGGCTAGACCGGAGTCCGCTGACGTTGATCACTTGGGAGTAATTAGTCCATTAGAGGCGGTATTTTTGGGGCTGGCGGTTGGCGCCGACGCGGCAGTAGGTACCTTTGCCGCAGCCTTAACCGGTGCGTTGCCGCTTTACACTCCCTTGATAATCGGGATTATTCACATTATCTGTATTGGCGGTGGGGTTGTGCTATCAGACCGCTTTGTGTCTGATGAATGGAAAAGGCGGTTCCCCTTTTTACCGGGGACGATGTTGATAGTGCTAGGCTTATTGCGCTTAGCTTAGCCGGGCTCTTCAAGCACGGGCCAATCTGTGACGCGCACGGATGCGCTAGTGCCGAATGCGCCATGGATGGCACAGCATTAGGCCGTTGTTACCCCCGGAAACTCATTGCTAGCGTACCCCGCGTACGCGTCGCCGCTGAGTTTCCGGGGTGCCTAGTGATGCTACTCTACTATGTTGCATCAAATGTTTAGTAGTCTCATAGGTAACAACATCTCGACCTTTCTGAACGCCCTTGGAGTCTGGCCGTTGAAAATAAAAATTATCTACTGCAGGCGTTTTATCCCCAACTGTTCTGCTTTGCGGAAATCCGTGTCCGCCTTTTCCGTGTCGCCTTTTTCCCGCAGAGCGAGTGCCCTGCCGTAATAGGCGAGAGCGAAATCCGGTTTCAACTGAATTAATGTATTGTAATCGCGGATTGCCATGTCATGACGCCGCAAAGCGCACAACGCATTGGCCCGATAGAGATAGGCTTCGTACATCGCTGGTGCCAGTTCGATCGCTCGGCTTAGATCCTTAATTGCTGCCTTATGGTCTTGCTGCAAATACAGCAGATAGCCGCGTTTAAAGTAGGGGGTGGGCGGAGGGTTGGTTACACCGCTCTTTTTGACAATAGCCAGCGTGAAATCGGCCATTGCATCATCAAGTTCATTTGTGAGCAAGCCAACGTCACCACGATGATAATAAGCAGCTGACAATTCAGGATTGAGTCCTAATGCTTGGTTATAATCTGCAAGCGCCTGATCATAGCGCTTATTCGCTTTATGAAGGTGTCCGCGATACAGGTAGGCTTCCGGCAAGTCGGGCTTAATCTCTATCGCTTTAGAAAACGCTTTAGCTGCTTTATCTAACTCCCCGGTACGGAAATAGGAGCGACCAAGAATAATATGAGCTGTGACATTCTTCGCGTCAACAGCTAGCATCTCATTAGCTAACTGTAGAGCTCTATCCGGTTGGCGAGCAGCGAGCGCCTCCTGTGCTTCGATCAGCTTACGATCTGCCGGACTTGGCGCCGGCAATTGCACAAATTCTTCCCCTCCGGTCTCCATCAGCCGGTTGTCCAGCTCGGCTGCCGTAATTGGGGCTCGATTTGGATTTTGACGATGCTGTAGCAAAAAAAAGAAACATGTTGACAATAACAGGATCGCTGCAACCGAGAGTATGAGCAGTCTCCTGCTGTTAGACTGATGGGGCTGCTGAACAGGTTCCACTGACATACCTCCTTTGGGCAGCATTGAGGACAGGCATTGGGGGAAACATGAAGATAGAAATAAAGGTTAGGGAATGCCGGCCATGATTCTTTGCAGCGTGCCGGGAAGAACTAAACCACCGCTGGCTCGCAGTCCCAGCAGCAGTCCGCCGACAATCGGCGGGTAAACGGCTGGCGCAAAATGCGCCTGCGGCGCTAGTTTTTGGATGGAGTGCGCTAACTTCTCCCTCAACCAGGAATTCTTCTCTAGAATGCCGCCTGCTAATACTGTGTGCAGATTAGTATCACTAAGAGCTAGTTTATCAATTACAGTGGCAGCCATCAGACTCAGCTCATTTAGCGCGTTGTTGACAATGGTTCTGGCCTGCCAGTCTCCATTATCAGCCAAAGTAAAAATAGCCGGCGCAAGGGCAGCCACTGAATCAACCGAAAAATCGGAACTATACAGCCAATTAATCAGTTCTTCGACATCGACCATGCCTTTTTCCTGCAGTATTACCGCACAAATGCCTGATTGCTTCTCTCTGCCATCAGCTGTTCGCAGCGCATGGCGCAATGCGTCCATTCCGATACAATAGCCGCTTCCCTCATCTCCTGCGCGGCTCCCCCAACCGCCTACCCTCACCCTACGTCCATCAAGAGCGACGCCACAGGCGATAGATCCTGTCCCTGCAATAATTAACAAACCGTCAGAGCCACCAGTTGCACCAATCAAGGTTACCATTCCATCATTCTCTAGCAGCAGTTGGTCCGTCTGGATGGCCGCGGCACGCAGTGTATCCACTGCCACGGCGGTCAGAACCTCACGATCTTTGCGAGTATCCAGGCCAGCCAGCCCAAAGACTGCGCACTCGACTGACGACGGTCTGCACGGTAAGGACTGCAACAGTTTAGTAATGACTTTTCTTGCTTGCCCTTCACCAATACTGTGATAATTTGCCGGACCACCCTGAGCGTAGCCCAGGACTTCACCAGATTGACTACATAATAGGGCCCGACAAGACGTACCACCAGCATCTATTGCCAGTACAGTCCCTCCCGCTAACATTGTCATCTAAATCCCTCCCCGGAGTCGTAATCGCCTGTAATTTGAGCATCTCCTATTCCAATACGATCATATAGTCTTTTTTAAGTTATTCTGCTTGCATATAACAGTTGACTCTCTAGACAAGCAGCAGTACTATCAGAATATATGGAGTTTACTGACAGCCTCGCGTTGCCAGTCCATGTTTGGCAAACATGATCGTTGCTAACCTTGCCCCACAGGTAAGTACTTAACGCATCTGTCATCATTGCCAAATTAGAAAGGGGTGGATTCGCATGTTTTCTCTCGAGCTGTGGTCTGCTGTATTCGCTATTGTTGTTATTGACATTGTATTGGCTGGCGATAACGCGATCGTTATCGGCTTGGCAGCCAGAAACTTGCCCAAGCTCCAGCAAAAGAAGGCTATTTTGTTAGGAACCTTTGGCGCAGTCGTTATCCGAATCTGTGCTACCGTATTTGTTGTCTGGCTACTCCAGGTTCCTGGCTTGCTCTTGGCTGGCGGCTTGATGCTAATCTGGATTGCCTTCAAACTGCTTACAGACAAAAACGAGAAAGTAGAAGAAGCAGTTGCCGCTAAGAGTAACCTGTTTGACGCCGTTAGAACCATCATCATCGCTGATGCCTGCATGGGGTTAGATAATGTGCTTGGTGTTGCTGGCGCGGCACAAGGCAACTTCACCCTCGTGATCTTAGGACTCATGATCAGCATTCCAATCGTCGTGTTTAGCAGCACACTAGTCATTAAGCTTGTTGAGCGCTTCCCCATCATTATTGACTTAGGCGCCGCTGTTCTTGGCTGGACAGCAGCAAAAATGATTGTCGGCGAACCCTTCCTGGCTGCGTGGACCGCAGACCCTTACGTAAAGTGGATTCTCGCCGTCGTTATCATTGGCGGTATTCTCGGTGCCGCAGCCTATAAGAATCGACTCTCGACAACAGAAGAAATTCCTCAGTCAGAATCAGAACTTTAGATATTTGGGTTACCCAGCCCTGCCGTATTACGGCAGGGCCTTTTTGCACTAGAACCGATAAGTTTGCAGGCACGTTGAGGTCTCGTAGCGTAAGGGGCGGAACACTAGCACGCGCATGATAATCGAATAATAATAGCGGTATATTTGTGTCGCTTGTGTTCTGCGTTGGACCTGTAAAGGGTATGCATGCCGCCGACTTTATTGATCAAGACGCCCTAGGGTGGTAGACGAGTCAGAAGTTTCATCTCCCAACCACGCAAATCGCGGGACCGCTTGTCCATTTATAACTACCGTCTCAAAAAACATTGTATACGGCCGAATCCAAAGCCCCTGATCGCCATATAAAGCACGATAAACAACAAAGCGCTCTCCGGTTTCTGAATGAGTCGCTTGGTCAATTACAAAGTACTCACCACCCTTGTAATGTCGGTAACGGCCTTTTTGTATTTTTTCAGTTGATTGCTGTGCTACCATCAAAGATCTCCTCCCTGCGCCTTATACACTACTTTACTTTCTGCGGCAAAATCCCCCTGATATCGCTTTTTAGCGGCTGCAAATACCGGTTTCTCCTATACAAGCAATTAACTTTACATAATTGCGTTACCTTCTTAATCTTGCAGCGTTAATATACTTGAGCAGCGCAAACGCGTTCGTCTCAATAACTTATTTTACAGGAGGCTACTGATGAAAATGCGAAACCAACGCACTACCTTTATTGCCATGATGGGCTTAATATTAGCATTCACTTTATTTCTGGGCGGATGCTCTGATGTCAGGCCGATTGATTCACAGACCCCAACCGCTCCAAGCACCACACCGAACGCTGAGGCGGTAAAAGTGACCTATAATTACAGCGACAGCGGCAACGTTACCTTGTCGGCAAATAACATCACCTTGCAAAAAGGCCAAACACTGATCCTTGAACCTGCTGCCGGTTTAACAAAAAAGACCCGTTTCCTGTCTAGCGGCGAAAACTTTTTCAATGACGTCATGGAACAGGTTAAAACTGATAACAGCAAGCTGGTCTTTGTTGCCAAAGCGCCTGGCAAAGGCAAACTTCAAATCATTCCGAACTATACAGAAACTGACCGGGCAATTGACTTCTGGGTAACAGTACGGTAAATCTGTATGGATCATCTGACAAAGTAGTTGAGTAAAGCGACTAGGAAGATCGCCGCGTAGCGCGGCGATCTTCTTCATTTTTAACATCTTTGCTCACCTTTGATTTCCAGACGAATGATCGCCGTATACTATGATCACAATATAGTTTCGAGTTATAATCATACATAGAATAAACTTACTATCTCTGCGTGGGAGGGAAAGCGTATGGAACAATATCTCTGGCTAATTTATGCTTTGCTGGCGGCGTTAACCGCCGCCCTAGTATCGATCTTCGGCAAAATTGGCCTTCAGTCAATTGATGCCAATTCCGCCACTGCAATCCGCTCAATCATCATGGCCGCGTTCCTTGTGTTAGTCGTCGCCTTGCAAGGCAATCTTAGCAAACTTCCCGTGATTTTCGCGGATAAGAAGGCAATTTCATTTATTTTTCTCAGCGGCATCGCCGGTGCTTCATCCTGGCTTTTCTATTTCTTAGCATTGAAATATGGCAAGGTGTCACAAGTCGCCCCGATTGACAAACTTAGTGTAGTGGTTGCGACTGTATTAGCGATCGGCTTCTTAGGCGAGAAGATCAGCATGATCAGCGGCTTGGGGATATTACTGATCGGCGTTGGCGCAATCATGGTCGCACTTGGCTGAACTTCACTGTGCAATGAAGAATTTATAATCAGATATTGATGCGTCCTGTGCGGTTATTCTTCGATAATTTATATCATCAAAATACTTCTCTAGGGTAGCTACAACATTAGCATCTAGAGCTCCGTCCAAACAATGCTGTTTGATGATCTTCATCACTTCACTGTTAGTCATACCTTTGCGATAAGGGCGATCTTCCGTAACTGCGGTGAATATGTCAGCTACCGCCATGATCCGCGAGCCAAGGGACAGACAGTTTCTATTTAAATGGAACGGGTAGCCCTTGCCGTCAAGCCGCTCGTGATGAAAACTTCCCCAAGCATTAATGGTTTTCAGATCGGCTATCGGCTCAAGCGTCCGATAGCCGTGATAAGTGTGAGCCTTAATGATTCGCCATTCATCAGCTGTTAACTTCCCGGGTTTTTCAAGAATTTCTGTAGGCACAGCCAGTTTCCCCAGATCGTGCAGATAGCCGGCGATTTGCATGGTCAAACATTCTTGTTCAGAGAAGGCCATTAATTCAGCGATGGCAACAGCGCTAGCTGCAACTCCCGTTGAATGCGTGGCAGTGAATGGACTGCGGAAATCAATCATTTGTGCAAAGAACTGAGCCAGGCGGGTTAGCCCCTGGTTATCAAAGATAGCTGTCTCATCTTTGACTAAACGCTGAAGAAACGATGCCGTCAACCGGTGCCTGATATCAAGCCAAAAATACTCTTTTGCCGCCAGTCCGGAAAAGGCTTCGACATGTTCTGGCTTGAACTCGGTTCCAGAAAGCTCGCCCACCTTAGCGACAATGGCATTGGCTTGCTCACTTAAATCTACATCCTGGTTAATCAGTACAGCGATTCGATCAGCCAGATGAATGATATGACT
The genomic region above belongs to Anaerosporomusa subterranea and contains:
- a CDS encoding manganese efflux pump, translating into MNFFYVLLLGVAVSIDGLMAGVAYGLRSIRIPLSSFLIVGAVTAVASAFAMGAAAMLGQYIDTFLAMVLGGILLILLGAWNVFHQYLTKNIPTYEVEGEVTAGKLTFSIGHLVISIMARPESADVDHLGVISPLEAVFLGLAVGADAAVGTFAAALTGALPLYTPLIIGIIHIICIGGGVVLSDRFVSDEWKRRFPFLPGTMLIVLGLLRLA
- a CDS encoding tetratricopeptide repeat protein, with the translated sequence MEPVQQPHQSNSRRLLILSVAAILLLSTCFFFLLQHRQNPNRAPITAAELDNRLMETGGEEFVQLPAPSPADRKLIEAQEALAARQPDRALQLANEMLAVDAKNVTAHIILGRSYFRTGELDKAAKAFSKAIEIKPDLPEAYLYRGHLHKANKRYDQALADYNQALGLNPELSAAYYHRGDVGLLTNELDDAMADFTLAIVKKSGVTNPPPTPYFKRGYLLYLQQDHKAAIKDLSRAIELAPAMYEAYLYRANALCALRRHDMAIRDYNTLIQLKPDFALAYYGRALALREKGDTEKADTDFRKAEQLGIKRLQ
- a CDS encoding N-acetylglucosamine kinase, whose translation is MTMLAGGTVLAIDAGGTSCRALLCSQSGEVLGYAQGGPANYHSIGEGQARKVITKLLQSLPCRPSSVECAVFGLAGLDTRKDREVLTAVAVDTLRAAAIQTDQLLLENDGMVTLIGATGGSDGLLIIAGTGSIACGVALDGRRVRVGGWGSRAGDEGSGYCIGMDALRHALRTADGREKQSGICAVILQEKGMVDVEELINWLYSSDFSVDSVAALAPAIFTLADNGDWQARTIVNNALNELSLMAATVIDKLALSDTNLHTVLAGGILEKNSWLREKLAHSIQKLAPQAHFAPAVYPPIVGGLLLGLRASGGLVLPGTLQRIMAGIP
- a CDS encoding DUF1653 domain-containing protein gives rise to the protein MVAQQSTEKIQKGRYRHYKGGEYFVIDQATHSETGERFVVYRALYGDQGLWIRPYTMFFETVVINGQAVPRFAWLGDETSDSSTTLGRLDQ
- a CDS encoding EamA family transporter, which codes for MEQYLWLIYALLAALTAALVSIFGKIGLQSIDANSATAIRSIIMAAFLVLVVALQGNLSKLPVIFADKKAISFIFLSGIAGASSWLFYFLALKYGKVSQVAPIDKLSVVVATVLAIGFLGEKISMISGLGILLIGVGAIMVALG
- a CDS encoding HD-GYP domain-containing protein; amino-acid sequence: MIREMQIPILQLVSSIASTTDLMSPLLANHHKLVAYIAFCISKELGFSHKERKNILLAGALHDLGALSLTDRVKVLDFEVKDPHRHAEVGYRLLKLLDPFDGISDIVRYHHVSWHHGKGCEHEGGKAPEHSHIIHLADRIAVLINQDVDLSEQANAIVAKVGELSGTEFKPEHVEAFSGLAAKEYFWLDIRHRLTASFLQRLVKDETAIFDNQGLTRLAQFFAQMIDFRSPFTATHSTGVAASAVAIAELMAFSEQECLTMQIAGYLHDLGKLAVPTEILEKPGKLTADEWRIIKAHTYHGYRTLEPIADLKTINAWGSFHHERLDGKGYPFHLNRNCLSLGSRIMAVADIFTAVTEDRPYRKGMTNSEVMKIIKQHCLDGALDANVVATLEKYFDDINYRRITAQDASISDYKFFIAQ